The genomic window GCAAGAAAAGGAAATCAAAGAAGCCTGCAGGACCAATCATCATTGACCTGGACGAAGAAGACAGACAGCAGGAACTCATGAAAGGTCACCAACATAATAACTTTAAAGCCGCAATGTGTGACGTTTggtgatgttattattgtgtctctgtttggtctttgaacaaaaacaatggaaCACGATTTGCTGCATTTGTCTGAAAagaggctctgtcaagcaatactatcagacctgactgagggagcatttgtatGTATACACCAGCTGTGCAGGGACAGGCAAaggcaagaagcatttatcccatcaaacttgCTGGTTGAACGACCAATTTATTTGAGCCACAAAATCTGCTTTACTAGTGCAATTTCTTGTGTAATTTGCGTTCACAGACTTGTTTACTCTGTCTCGCTGTGTTACTTTTTCATTTCAGGTATTGAAAGGGCCATTGCACGGCCTGGCCCAGACGTGGTGATCTGTGATGAGGGCCATCGCATTAAGAACTACCATGCCAGCACATCGCAGGCCTTGAAGAACATCCGCTCTCGGCGAAGAGTAGTTCTGACTGGTTACCCACTTCAGAACAACCTCATTGAGTACTGGTGCATGGTGGACTTTGTTCGGCCTGACTTTTTGGGCACACGGCAGGAGTTCAGCAATATGTTTGAGCGGCCCATTCTGAACGGGCAGTGCGTGGACAGCACACCTCAAGATGTCCGCCTCATGCGCTACCGCAGCCATGTTCTGCACAGCCTGCTGGAGGGTTTTGTCCAGAGGTTAGCTGTCCGTCAGAAATGagaataatttttaaaaaaagcatacTAGTGGACTTTACTCATCtttccatgttttattttttctggcACTCTTTTGGTTTACAGGCGAGGTCATGATGTGCTGCGGGACCAGCTTCCCTCCAAAGACGAGCATGTCATCTTAGTGCGACTTTCTCCCATTCAGAGAGCGCTGTACACCGAATTTATGACACGCTTCAGGGAAGCAGGAAACAGTGGCTGGCTCGGTCTGAACCCACTCAAAGCCTTCTGTGTGTGCTGCAAGGTGTGACTGCTTTACTGTCATCAACCCCTATTTTTTGCCTCGTTTATTAACATGCTGTTGCCGTTTTTGAGTTGGTAAGCCTTGTGTCCTAATTTGTTTAGATCTGGAATCACCCAGACGTCCTGTATGAGGCTCTACAGAAGGAGAATCAGGCCAATGAGCAGGATCTGGACCTGGATGACATCACTTCAGCTAGTAACCCCCGCTGTGCCGCACCTGGAGCTGGCCTCAAATCCAAAGTAGCCGACTCCAGCAACAGCAAAGTTAACATCGCCCTGCCGCCAATCAATCCATCACAAGATAGAGCCAATCAAGTCATTACATATGAATGGGTATGCAAGTACATGACATTTATTGCTGACTGATATTGACATATGATATTCATGTCTTAACCCcccctttttatttaatttcaggCAAAAGACATAATGTCAAACTACCAAACAGGACTTCTCCAAAATTCCGCTAAGATGGTTCTGCTCTTTCATTTAATTGATGAGAGTGTGAGAAGAAGAGACAAGATGTTGGTGTTTAGGTAAGCACCCCATTCATCATCTCTTGCATTAAACACAAATCCACCATTAAGCAGCTTGAAGAAGCACTTGAACGACCTGCTTGGTCATTTGGCTGATTAATCAGACTCTTGAGGATTTTATGGTTTAATCCTTCCAcagcttattatttatttacactttgtTAACAGACATTCAGCAAAAATATGCCTTGTGAAACAAAATATGTACTCCATATACAGCCTTTCTGTGACTAATAAAACTCACACAAATAATAGATTTTAAGACTACAACAACTCTGACATTATCCACTTGTTTTTCACTCACTAGTCAAAGCCTGTCCACGCTGTCTGTCATTGAGGACTTCTTGTCAAAGAGACCCATGCCACCTGAAGTCGCTTCATCTGCCACCCAAAACCAGAACTGGGTTCGCAACCTCAACTACTACAGTGAGTTCTTCAGTCTGTGCTCTCCTCACAAATCAGCAACTCAGCAGAAAGTGCAAAGCTCTGACTGTACTGAGTCTATATTCCTGTCAAAAATGTACTTCTCCCACTTAAACCTATTTCACATCAAAATGTACATGTGCTTTGGAAATAAACCTACTTATTAAAAGCCATGTGAAAAACTAGCTCTCTTATAGATACTTCCAAgtaacattttatacatttatttaaaatatacgCTTATAAATCTTCCAGTTTATCTTAACTTTGGTATTGTTTGAAAAATACTGCCATGACTCACTGTACTAAATCTTGCTGTTAAGTGTattcagatgctttggtgtgGAGAGATGAtgtatctctgtctgtctgtgtgcaggaTTGGATGGGAGTACGTCAGCCACAGAAAGAGAACGACTAATCAATCAGTTTAATGACCCAGAGAATAACACCACATGGGTCTTCCTACTTTCCACCAGGTCTGTGTCTTTGCTCTCTCCGTTTAACGGTTCCCTCACTCTTCCTCCACTCACCGGTGCAGTGTTTGTCATTCAATTTACCTGTGTTTCTTTTAGAGCGGGCTGCTTGGGTGTAAATTTAATCGGAGCCAACCGCGTTGTTGTGTTCGATGCCTCCTGGAACCCCTGTCACGACGCACAGGCAGTGTGTCGAGTCTACCGTTACGGTCAAAAGAAGCCGTGCTACATTTACCGTCTTGTCTGTGATTATACCTTGGAGAAGAAAATCTATGATAGACAGGTCTCCAAACAGGGCATGTCAGGTGAGATatttatctgattttttttaaattttataatAAAACCCCAGGGATCATTGAGGCTTAAATAATTTGTCGTGTTACTCTTAAACCTTTATCCGGtccttttgatttatttagtcctttttaattatttatattgtgcTACTGTTGCATCTGTTGTTGTGAGCTGCCCTACACTAAGAATGTCTTAGTCaactataaaatatttttttttggcaatgTGGCTGAGAAAGGATgttataaataacatttttacatatgtttctgaaacacagaTGTGTTCAAATCTGTAAAGAAGAAGCCTTAATTGATGAATATAGCCAACACTCTATTAACCAATAAAGTCGTGCTGTGAGCAAGCTGCATTTTAAACCTGCACATATTAGTAATGATTGTAAATCTGTCAGAACAATTTTGCTATTTTGAAAAGACCTACATGTCTTAACTCTTAATATCTTGACTCTGTGTATTTTAAAGATCGTGTCGTCGACGACCTGAACCCAGTGCTGAACTTTACTCGGAAGGAAGTGGAGTCACTGCTGCACtttgtggaggaggagcatGGGAGTGAAAAAGTCTCTCTGGGACCTTTGAAGGAATTTGAGACAGTGATATATCAAGCCTGTCAACTTTACCCTTACCTCATCACCAAGGTACTGTTGTATTATCGGTATTACTCTGACATACTCAGTTACTGACCCAAGAAATGACCCAATTTTAAGTATTTCTCTACTGTGTATGTTTTCACTTTGCATCCGGGATGGCCCGAAGTAGCTTTAGTATAAAGATAGACTTAAAAATATGGAGAAAAGACCAGAAAATCTCATCAAATATCTCTTTTCCTTGTGTCCGATAGCTACCTTTCCATCACGAGTCTCTGCTAGTGGACCGGAAGGAGTCGAAACTGACCAAAGCAGAGAAAAAAGCTGCCAAGAAGAGCTACGAGGATGAGAAACGAGCCTCTGTGCCATACTCTCGGCCGTCGTATGCGCCCTATTATCCAACCAGTGATCAGATGCTCGCCAACATACCAGCATTCAACCAACGGGGCTGGTGGGtttcattcatgtttgttttttgtttttttttatcccataTACCCTTTACTTAATTActatgaattcattcattcattaatgaattaatattaTAACTATAGCTGACTATATCTGGGGGCAGTCCATGGCCAAAAGGGAAAGAAATtggacttgtaaccggagggttgccagtttattaatatttaaatccaggtcaccaggtgtgtgtgccaaaaaaactgattttagttTACAATTAGGGTAACATATTAAAATGTTCCTCCCCAAGTGTAGTATAGTGAAAATCATCCTACATCCTACATGTAATTTATcacaaaatacttaaataacTTTAGACTCAGTCCTTCATtttcagaaatcacaaaatcCCTTGAAAATGTGGTTGATGACTGAGAACGAAATCTTATCCAATCACTTATGTAGTCTGAGGTTGAGGCTGTACACGTTTTACACACTATGCACActagatactgtgtgtgtgaccatcTCATGAGTTCAGGCCTCACATTTGCAGGCGTCCCATGGCAAGGCCGGATGACAAGCCCGTAGCAAGTGTCAGGCCCATTCTGTCAACCCCAATCCCCATGATGCCCCGCCAGGTTGGCATCGGCATGGCTGGCTCCAGCTCGGTCAGCAGTCTGCCCGTCAACTTCCTGCAGAAAGCTGGAGTCTCTGTGCAGAGGATTGTCACCTCCACTGGTAATGTATAAGCCCCCATAATAACCCACTATTGTTATGTTCCACTAAACTAGAATTTCAACAGAGGCACATTTTTTAGTGGTGTTGTGATGACCagaaacacttttttctttatatgtGCAGATATTGTAATCCCAGGAGCCAACAGCACAACAGATGTTCAAGCTCGAATTAGTGCAGGAGAGAGCATCCATGTTATccgaggatccaaaggtattaGACAATGAGGTTATAATGCAGCACTATGATTATTACTCtgagtgttttttgtaaaacttgATGTTTTTTCACCTACGCAGGCACCTACATCAGGACAAATGATGGAAGAATATTTGCCATTCGATCAGGAAAAATTAGTAGACCAGTAGTTGGGAGCTCTGCTTCTTCAAGAGGTACAAATTAATATTAAGTATTCCTGCTTCCTCCTGTAGATTCATCCATAAATGTCATCCATAAAAGCCTTTCAAGAACAATTCAGAGGCAGAGGCGATGGAGATGTTTCACGACTGTGTTTTATCTTTTCACAGACACCCAAGGTTCCCTGATCCACCCAGTCAGTAATGGCTGCTCCTCCCCTGTGGACCAACAGCAGCGCTCCCCCGACGGGGAGCAGCGTCCCTCTTCTCCTTTGAGCTCTGAGATACTCAGAGAATTTGGCCGCTACACTTCATCCACGGGCGACGCGGCCGCTAATCTGGGGAACGAAATGCCATCGCCGCCAGTCGTGTCGGCTATGCCGTCCGGGGAAGACGGCAGCAGCCCGCACAGCAGTCAGACGGGCGATCTCGGCGGGCAACTCGGCGACAGCCTCCTAAGCTCAGCATTTGAGATGCACGGCACCAAACGCAAAGGGACTGAAAGCCAGGGAAGCACACAGATGGGAAGCAAACGCTCCTCCACTGGCGCACGTTTCTCGGGACTGTCCATGGGCTCTGGTGGGCTCAGTTATCCTCCTGTGGGTTTGAACTCTTCCTCCCTAATGAGCAACCTAGGCCACATGAGTCACCCACTTCTGATGGGCGGCAGCAGTGGGTCATCATTCCTTCAGACACCAGGACAAACCCTGGCTGACCTCCAGACTATGTTCCCCTCTGCAGGCTCAGACCTTCTGAGACAGTCGGGGAACGGACACCTTCCCACttcttcctcatcctctctGTCCACCGTCCACTCTGCCTCCACCCCAGTTTCCATGTCATCCGCACCTACTGCAGCGACCTCTTCCTCACTGACACCAGGATCTCTGCCTCCATACTTAATGAACCCCAACATGGCTGGGCTGCTCACGTCGGGCTTTCCTCTCAGTTACAGTCAGTCGCTACTTTCTGAGCCGAGGATGTTCAGcacccctctcctctctgggtCAGGGGGATTCCCTGTACCTAACTCCACCTCTACTACACCCAGCTTCCTCTCCCATTACAACAATCCCACCTCCAGCCTATTGGGGGCAGCCCTTATCCAACAGGACAGACACCAGAGCACCGAGAATGGTGGAAGTAGCTCTGATGACGATGTTATCGAGGTGACAGGACAGTAGTGACTCGAGAAATCACGGAGAGGCagcttctcacacacacacacacacacacacacaatctggtcGTCATGTTTAACAAGTACATCAGGGATGGAAAACGgttacacatttacatgactAAGTTAAGTGACGTTAAGTTACGGTTAGCCATAAATGGATTAATGTTGACCAGATATTCTATTACATTtcagatgaaaaatgaaacacttttatGAAAAAGTCAGTCTTGTAAACTCTTATGAAATCAAATTAGGCAAAAGCTGTGAAGTTGTTCCATGGTCATATGGTTCTTTgtaggtcacacacacacagtaactctTGCCTACAAGTAAGAGCATTGTTATGTGTGTCTAACCTTAATGACTCGACACAAAGTCGGAGAGGAACAAAATCCGAATGCTGAATATTCCAGACTTCACCTAGAGCGTCAGAGCAGCGGAAACAGACAAGAGTTTGTCATACAGGGACCAGCTAAAGTTCTGAGAGGCTTTTCCTTTGTAAGCaatgttatttttccttctttttagaATTCAGATGGAATAAGTTGATTGAAACTGCATTTGTTGGATTTTCTCCTGATGTATTACTGTTTAAGCATTTAAGTGTATTCAAATTCGTCTGTCGTTTACACAAATTGACTAATTTTACATGGCCTTTTTGTAGGAATCGCAATTGAAAAGCTACAAACCACAGTAAGAGGCTTCAAAACAAGGATTTAATATCTGCCAAAAGTCCACTCAATATATTTGGAGAAAATCCTCCAGGGCTTACCCTTAACAACAGAAATTCTAGGCTTTCAGAACGTACTTTAGTCTTTAGCAATTTGGTAGACATTGTGGCATCCCCTGTTGAAATGTTACTACGTGTGATACTATAACTGAACATGTTGATATTTTGTAAATAGTAGTCATAATCATTGTTTATATTGCAAGTCAAAACTGTGCAGTGTGTAGATTTTGGTCCTAGGGAGAAAGTTTCATATCGCAGTGACGCTCATGACGATACAAGCGCCCGGCAACAAACGCGGGGGCAAACTAATTTCTGTTGGagtttataatttttttaaaaaacaaaagtgaatgtACTTTCATGTTAGCCTTTGATAACACAGAGGCCGGGACATGGATTCAGACTGTGTTCTTCATTTTTTAGCCTTAATATCACAAAGGGGTCTTTTCGCATTACAAGTCCATTGGAAGAACTACTGAGCATTTAAGACAGTCGACATCAAACTCAAAACACAAGTCTAGGGCAGATTCAGcattttgacaataaaaaggcaCCATGTGTGAAAAGTCTAAAAGGAGCACAAACATAACGACGTTACTAACGCATCCACACAAAGCGCGTCACTTTTTACTGAGGTGTCTCGCCACCTGTTGACATATCTTTGTTGAGTTCCAACCATGTGCTctgttaagttgttttttttttacgatcaTTGTTTCCTTCGGGATCATTCTCCGAAACGTCTAAGAACAAGAGGTATCTAAACTGTAGAAACCATTGCATTTGTGCAGCCGGAGTTTGTGTACAAACTTCAAGTCAACGTATCCATCGACCATCAAACTGGACCACAACCACCAGTGACGTTGGCTAAACTGTGCCGGGGTGGTGTGGTGGCCTTACCAAACTGACTGTGCCATTATACCGTAGCTTTTCACCCACATGCAGTGCAGTGTACGTAGATGCTGTAGTGTGCTGTAGGGAGTCGAGGTCTTCGCTGTTCTCTGTAgccttgtgttttcatgttgtgatGACACCTCAAGGTATTTAGATCTTAGATTTTAGAACGGTTGCTTTCCTCTGTTGGTAAAATAGGCTACATGCAGCAGTTGTTAGCCTTTAGAAAACACTGGAGACAACAGATCATTCCAGTCATTTCATATGAAGGCACATTTTTGTACAAATGTTTTCTTGTGGGCCTTTTTGCCCCCACAGTCTGAGTACTgttcacttttctttgtttcatttgttacTGGTTCTAGATGCTTCAGTTATATCGTCACCGATGTCTCCAGTTTTGTTTAGCATGCGTCAGAACCTCTGTGATTCAGTTCGATTTCAGATTTGAAGGTGGAGCTGATAACTTTGACAGAGAATCATGCTTTTAAAGGACACTGACACAACGTCTCTCAATCCGTTGGAAACTTGTGACATTTAGGTTCGGGACTCATCAGAACATTGAAAGAAATCCTATTTTCCATCCTTCTCAGTTAtgttcatttttcatgtttaatgggaatatttaatttttgtatgttttttttataacttcTTGTTGGTGTTTACTCACCTGGCAATTATGTCCCTAATTTCAGTGTAAgtctgaaatgtatttatttgtgtaaaatatattgtttcttttgtaattccttactttttttttagacatttgtTCTCTTTGACTCGTTGACATCTGATCCAGTAAGAATTTCGTACATGCAGCCTAGGGCAAAGCAAACATGACTGTGTTatcaatgttattttaacaataaaacacaattggGGTGTGATTAATTTACAAATGGATTTTAATCGAAAGGCAACACAACGTACTTAACATCCTTAATAGTAGCCTCAGTGGATCTCAAGGCTATATCAGTGCAATACCTTTACATGAAAATGCTCGGGTATCATAATTGGTAATAATGTCAGACAGCTGAAATACATCCTAACTTTACAGTATGTCCCTATACAACTTAAGTTTGTCCAGATAAGTCCCTGCGTTTTGTTTAACAACCATGAATTTTAGATGGAAAAAAATTCTaattaaacttgtttttgtgtgatttaacCATACTTTACATTGTGTGTTATTGCACAAAggggaaatgaaagaaacattATTTCACGATACACctttttttctacctttttttttgagGAATGACATGACAGCTGTGCATGTAGCTGCAGAAAATCCGCTCCTTGTTCGACTTTTAAGCAAATAAttgtgaatgaaaacaacaaaatctcTTTGGCAAACgtgacagtttttgttttttctcaatgAAGTGACTTCTGTCAGGACTGAAACTGCTTCTTCGCCACGTAAGCACTGGTGACTTGGTTCATGATGATGAGGGCGCTGACAACCGGGCAGAGTACTGACAGGTACCAGGTGTACTCTCCGACCAAGGCGGTGAACCAGGCAGAGCAGAGACCGAGGAGCACGGTGACACAGCCGAGCAGGTAAGTGACAAGTCCTGACGTTGCGTGGTAACGCTTGAGTTTGGCCAGTGACCAGCCTTTGACCAGGGAATGGTACATGAGAGGCAGAGCTGCCAAAGACTGTAACCCAACCACACACATCGTGAGCAGACCCAGCAGGCCGTGCCACGACGTAAAGTGGTGTTTACCGTTCAGGTGTTTGTTGAAAACGATAGTTCCCAAGCCCAGCACTGCACAGGCCTCACACAGCGACTGCAGGACCCAGTGAATACGTCCTTTCACCTTGTGTGGAAGACTTTTGATGGGTGAGCCGTGGGGAGAGAAGACGAGTATGGCTTCTGTCATAAAGAAGGAGAactgcagaaaagaaaatgaaataggTCAATTATTGGTTCATCGGTTCATTATTTCAACCCCTGAAGGGAGTTATGGGAACAATTATGTAAGAGATTATGAGGTTATGACGTTCAAACTTACAGCCAGTGTCATGAAGAAAGGATGCCAGGAAAACAAAcctagaataaaaaaaagaggacatgactgtgtgtgtgcgtgggaatgtgtgtttaagtgcatacttgtatttgtcacctctttatgacctttgactGAGATATTCTTAAGATGATAAAATTCTAAGATCTTGACTTGATCACATCGGTTCAGTGTCAGAGCTTATGGTCAGccatcagtagtagtagtaatgaGGATTAAAGGCGTTTTGTGGTTGAGCTGTAAAACAGGTGTTCTGACGAAATATGCTACTTTGTCGAGACACAAGATCCAGATCTGTCAATCTGTGCCACCTCATCACTAAATAATACAGCACCGTTTTTGTTCATACATTTTACACTTTACGAAGACGACTCCATGTGTGTTCAAACTCATACAGTTATGACGATCTGATGATGGAAACTACCCCATCAGATTATACTTCCACATAGATGTATGCAGGTAGGATGATCTGAGTCAAACATAGGGAGCTACGGGTTTTACAGGTTTCATTGAAATAAACCGGAAAACAATTAGTAATCGAAACCAAAACATTGGACTGAGAGGAGGGTATGATGATGGACGTGCGCACTAAGCCTCGACAGGACGTGTCAATAGGTAGGATGATTTTTCTGgactatatttaaaatacagttcAAATCATCATTAATTTGGACTGGGTCAGCAGGAGACACGGCAAAATAACTGTGGAAATCGATGGCCAAGTGGCAGCGTGTGAGGATTAAAAAGAATATGACCTAAAATTGAACcttgcgtatgtgtgtgtgtgtgcgcgcgcgtgtgcaGGCGGTTACTCACTGGTGCCCGGTCGTGACAAAATTGAAATGAATACAGTGAAGACGACGCAGATACAGTGGGTCAGCAGGGCGGAGGTTGTCCGGCTGTAACTGTAGATCCGCTGGTCAACCTCGgactcttttttgttttgaaccaTCTTTAAGACGGGACCCACAATGAACTCAAGTCTGAGCTAAACGAAAGCTGAAGTGATGGTGGCTGAAAAGGACTGACTTCCGCTCCTGGAAGCCCCGCTTCACATAAACACTGCAGGTTGTAAAACAGTGAAGTCGGACTTAAGTGTGCCACGCGACTGTcacataataattatatatatgtatatataatatatatatgatataactGCTCCGCCAAATCCGGTATTGTCTTTGCTTCACCGTGCTAAGAGACAAAACGTCCGGTTAggattttcagaataaaacgtAGGTTTACCAAATCTGCTACACTATAATATGTTTTgattgctttattttgaaaccaaAATTTTCGGAAGCCTCTTTGGGGTCAACTTGACGCAACGTAGTCCAGGATGACGTGGATATCTTAAAAAACATTCCGTGGCTGTAGTACtacgaataataataatccctaCATTTCCTAAAGTAATCTAAATTAAAATTCAGTTTCCGAGAGGAGTCAGTTTTCGAACGTTGCAGTGTTttattaagaagaaaaaaaaccaatacTATACttacaatattaatattttcaaatcatatgttcatgtttgtaatgtCTCAAACCACTCGCTTATCAACTCAATGCACTCAATGTCAGCCAAGCCCAGATTTAGGTAATTAACCCACCAGCAAAGAAAGTCACACaaattatttatacatttgcaCAGTGTAGCGTCCCCGGCTGAATGATGGTCGAACTCTTTAACTGATGGTTCAtaggtgtttatttttgtgctgaACAGAAGGTAACGTTGCTCCATTAAAACCCTTGATAACACACTCTGAACACACCTATGAACCATCAGTTAAAGAGTTCGACCATCATTCAGCCGGGGACGCTACAGTAAGAGCTTGTGCCCTTATCAGTCAGGTGCTAAACGAACTTATAAGTAGAcgtttcttaatgttttttaacttttaatagaCCCGTTTGTGCCGTGCAAACGCTTAACTATCTGCAGATTcgtcttttttctatttccgGTTAcactgtatcaaaataaaagcaccaacctaaaaacaggaaatgacggtaaaataaagaaaacaagttaatctTTCAAGGAGATCacttatgaaataaataactatagaaacgaaacattatgaaaatacactgtggcatattaaaggtcatttacacacagcaaacaagaaacaacaacaggtgCACAGTGGAGCATAGAATTGTGATAGTGGATgaacaaatgtaatattatagTGATCACAGTGGTGACTGGGTCTGCTGGGAGCACTGCTGGTTGTGTCTTACAGCAGCAGGAAGGAAGGACCTTCGATATCTCTCCTTCACACACTTGGGGTGAAGGAGTCTGTCACTGAAGGAGCTACTCAGTCCAGCACAAAGCTGGCCCTCCTGATCAGTTTGTCGAGTCTCTTCCTGTCAGCAGTGGAGATGCTGCTgctccaggttttggtctccatgagaattactggtcctgacaaggtcagtgtttatgccagacaaTAAATGATATGTATAAGTATAATAAGTAAACACACACTAAGGTAAGCTTTTCCATATTTTCTAGACTGTCCAATCATGAGTAACGACAATACACTTGCACCATTGTGTATGTGGAATGTCCTGATAACAGCAGAGTtcctgtgttttgtgtcttcTCTAAGACGATGGCCAGAACTTCTGGCATCTGGACCgaggtgtgactgtgtgaaacGTAAAGGTCACTGGATTTATGCTGAAAAGAAGTGGGCTGAGCAGAAGCGGCAGCATTTTTGCAGTTTACAGTGGTGAGCAGATCCAGAATGGGACTTATAGGCCTACAACTGACAGGGATTCATGGAAGAAGGTGGTATactcatgtgtatgtgtaactgtatatacatacagtatgtatacatgtgtataaatgtatgtcGTGTACATATGTACATTGTAAAGATTTGTAGGCATTTATACAGCTACAGTatgtacttatatatatataaatatgcatttaaTATGCATGTATATACAATTTGCAGTGTCACAACAGCAAAGTCGGTAAAGGTAAATTGTTTAAATAACAAGCATGCACATCTATGAATGTAGAATATAGAAAGATATAGACTTAAGATTATAAAAATAGACTTGACTATGCAGTTTAAGTAaccagaatatacagtatgagttTAATGGTTGTTGTGTCTtagtttatgttgtgttttccaaTTTGTGTTGGTTATTTGCATgtcagggccaccgtagttaaGACTACATGTatatgcatgtacagtatg from Solea senegalensis isolate Sse05_10M linkage group LG4, IFAPA_SoseM_1, whole genome shotgun sequence includes these protein-coding regions:
- the LOC122768556 gene encoding transmembrane reductase CYB561D2 is translated as MVQNKKESEVDQRIYSYSRTTSALLTHCICVVFTVFISILSRPGTSLFSWHPFFMTLAFSFFMTEAILVFSPHGSPIKSLPHKVKGRIHWVLQSLCEACAVLGLGTIVFNKHLNGKHHFTSWHGLLGLLTMCVVGLQSLAALPLMYHSLVKGWSLAKLKRYHATSGLVTYLLGCVTVLLGLCSAWFTALVGEYTWYLSVLCPVVSALIIMNQVTSAYVAKKQFQS
- the rad54l2 gene encoding helicase ARIP4: MSDEALSESDREPSLNSEEEYFDDEEEKEEDIEDMEDDEDENDGDDEDDSVDRPTSAQDGRDSTSATSGEPSSQPPSRPASRPSSGAPSRPASRSQPPSSPQSQNKPPSSKPKKQKGSKLTKSSKSSKGSKPSKPSKPSHMRKNIRKLLKEDQLEAGTKAAQQEEMERRKRLEQQRKDFPTLAPAVPDSQLVDTASILGEVSHLVPALLSKQDVICLDSSGEDEEEKVEPKLPELAIRDDIIELSSGDEGTLQISSESADDDADDTEESSGAHINDALNLPDAQGQVLVNINHPVEEKDIYLAPQLARAVKPHQVGGIRFLYDNLIESLERYKTSSGFGCILAHSMGLGKTLQVISFIDILLRNTEAHTVLTIVPVNTLQNWLTEFNLWLPPQESLSPHTDPTLLSGRTFKVHILNDEHKTTLARAKVVEDWSRDGGVLLMGYEMYRLLSMKKSFVMGKKRKSKKPAGPIIIDLDEEDRQQELMKGIERAIARPGPDVVICDEGHRIKNYHASTSQALKNIRSRRRVVLTGYPLQNNLIEYWCMVDFVRPDFLGTRQEFSNMFERPILNGQCVDSTPQDVRLMRYRSHVLHSLLEGFVQRRGHDVLRDQLPSKDEHVILVRLSPIQRALYTEFMTRFREAGNSGWLGLNPLKAFCVCCKIWNHPDVLYEALQKENQANEQDLDLDDITSASNPRCAAPGAGLKSKVADSSNSKVNIALPPINPSQDRANQVITYEWAKDIMSNYQTGLLQNSAKMVLLFHLIDESVRRRDKMLVFSQSLSTLSVIEDFLSKRPMPPEVASSATQNQNWVRNLNYYRLDGSTSATERERLINQFNDPENNTTWVFLLSTRAGCLGVNLIGANRVVVFDASWNPCHDAQAVCRVYRYGQKKPCYIYRLVCDYTLEKKIYDRQVSKQGMSDRVVDDLNPVLNFTRKEVESLLHFVEEEHGSEKVSLGPLKEFETVIYQACQLYPYLITKLPFHHESLLVDRKESKLTKAEKKAAKKSYEDEKRASVPYSRPSYAPYYPTSDQMLANIPAFNQRGWRPMARPDDKPVASVRPILSTPIPMMPRQVGIGMAGSSSVSSLPVNFLQKAGVSVQRIVTSTDIVIPGANSTTDVQARISAGESIHVIRGSKGTYIRTNDGRIFAIRSGKISRPVVGSSASSRDTQGSLIHPVSNGCSSPVDQQQRSPDGEQRPSSPLSSEILREFGRYTSSTGDAAANLGNEMPSPPVVSAMPSGEDGSSPHSSQTGDLGGQLGDSLLSSAFEMHGTKRKGTESQGSTQMGSKRSSTGARFSGLSMGSGGLSYPPVGLNSSSLMSNLGHMSHPLLMGGSSGSSFLQTPGQTLADLQTMFPSAGSDLLRQSGNGHLPTSSSSSLSTVHSASTPVSMSSAPTAATSSSLTPGSLPPYLMNPNMAGLLTSGFPLSYSQSLLSEPRMFSTPLLSGSGGFPVPNSTSTTPSFLSHYNNPTSSLLGAALIQQDRHQSTENGGSSSDDDVIEVTGQ